One window of the Sphaerochaeta associata genome contains the following:
- the araA gene encoding L-arabinose isomerase: MQRQPLADYEFWFVVGSQFLYGKETLDQVAAHAQIMVQRMNASGLLPCKLVYKATVKTPEEIEQCVKEANYNDACAGLITWMHTFSPSKMWIRGLEILQKPYCHLHTQFNRTIPDTEIDMDFMNLNQSAHGDREHAFIAARMHTKRKIITGFWEDEPVLAKLGSWMRSAVGAIESRKLKVVRFGDNMRNVAVTEGDKVGVQMQLGWQVNTWGVGDLIRELESVTEAEVDAQMQGYQSRYEFATKDLETVRYQAREQVAMRRFLQREGAYAYTNTFEDLQQMRQLPGLASQDLMAEGYGYGGEGDWKVSAMTSLVKRMTEGMDGGTTFMEDYTYHLEKGNELSLGAHMLEICPSITTEKAKIEVHELGIGGKEPPARLVFEGHQGSAILASLVDMGGRVRLIVNEIEVVKPIYRMPNLPVARVMWKPQPDLNQASHLWMLAGGAHHAVLSYDATAEMLEDWCEIMGIEFVHINNQTTVSSMKQQLFLADLAWKLQ, from the coding sequence ATGCAAAGACAGCCGTTGGCAGATTACGAATTTTGGTTTGTGGTTGGTTCTCAATTTCTCTATGGGAAGGAAACACTCGATCAAGTGGCCGCCCATGCCCAGATAATGGTTCAGCGCATGAATGCAAGCGGTCTGCTTCCTTGCAAACTCGTGTATAAGGCAACCGTGAAAACTCCCGAGGAGATTGAGCAGTGTGTCAAGGAGGCCAACTACAATGATGCATGTGCCGGCCTGATAACCTGGATGCATACGTTCTCACCATCAAAGATGTGGATCCGGGGGCTCGAAATTTTGCAGAAACCCTACTGTCACCTTCATACCCAATTCAATCGCACCATTCCCGACACCGAAATCGATATGGATTTCATGAACCTCAACCAATCGGCTCATGGTGATCGCGAGCATGCTTTCATTGCTGCAAGGATGCATACCAAGCGTAAGATCATTACCGGATTCTGGGAGGATGAGCCTGTATTGGCAAAGCTGGGCTCTTGGATGCGATCTGCGGTCGGTGCCATTGAAAGCCGCAAACTCAAGGTGGTTCGATTCGGGGATAATATGCGCAATGTCGCAGTCACCGAAGGGGATAAGGTCGGGGTGCAGATGCAGCTGGGCTGGCAGGTGAATACCTGGGGTGTCGGCGATTTGATCAGGGAACTGGAGAGCGTTACCGAGGCAGAAGTGGATGCCCAGATGCAAGGCTATCAAAGCCGCTATGAATTTGCGACCAAAGACTTGGAGACAGTGCGCTATCAGGCACGCGAGCAGGTCGCCATGCGCAGGTTCCTCCAGCGTGAAGGAGCCTATGCCTACACCAATACGTTCGAAGACCTGCAGCAGATGCGCCAGCTTCCCGGTCTTGCCAGCCAGGACCTGATGGCGGAAGGATACGGCTACGGTGGAGAAGGGGACTGGAAAGTCTCAGCCATGACCAGCCTGGTCAAACGAATGACCGAAGGCATGGACGGCGGCACCACTTTCATGGAGGATTACACCTATCATCTTGAGAAAGGGAATGAGCTCAGCTTGGGTGCTCACATGCTTGAAATCTGTCCTTCCATCACGACGGAAAAGGCCAAAATTGAAGTGCATGAGCTGGGAATCGGAGGGAAGGAACCTCCTGCCAGACTGGTATTTGAGGGCCATCAGGGTAGTGCAATCCTTGCATCCTTGGTTGATATGGGTGGTCGTGTGCGTCTCATCGTCAATGAGATCGAGGTGGTCAAACCCATCTATCGCATGCCCAATCTCCCGGTTGCCCGGGTGATGTGGAAACCCCAACCGGATTTGAATCAGGCAAGCCATTTGTGGATGCTTGCCGGTGGGGCCCACCATGCTGTTCTCAGTTACGATGCCACCGCCGAGATGCTTGAGGACTGGTGTGAGATCATGGGCATCGAGTTCGTGCACATCAACAACCAGACTACGGTCTCGTCAATGAAGCAGCAGCTCTTTCTTGCAGATCTCGCCTGGAAGCTCCAGTGA
- a CDS encoding LacI family DNA-binding transcriptional regulator, with translation MTISEIAKLAHVSIGTVDRVLHKRGRVAPETIKKIMSIVEDYGYQPNTYARNLKLSKDFTIGVLLPLLHSEFGYWNLIYEGILKAAKELHPLAVRIDMMEFDRMTAGSLLERGEALLKHNIDALLLAPVVPADAQKLLSTKNIPFYAFIDSPLPGTSPVSCVVQNPYRGGFLAGRMMHLLTQKRGTLLTIQTHRAAYNSIERARGFAEYFADKPEFSVLEMEAPHNQAMDKELDAFYRKHGDVCGIFVVNDAIHRIAQSVLLLGRKSQTTMVGYDLVEHNRRAMVAGSVDCLISQRPEYQGYTAIYQLYRKGLLNQAPEETICVPIDIILPENLIDENLWCPTL, from the coding sequence ATGACAATATCTGAAATTGCTAAGCTGGCCCATGTTTCGATTGGAACAGTGGATAGAGTCCTGCACAAGCGGGGTCGAGTCGCCCCCGAAACCATTAAAAAAATCATGAGCATCGTTGAGGATTATGGGTACCAGCCCAATACCTATGCACGCAATCTCAAGCTGAGCAAGGATTTTACCATCGGAGTCCTCCTTCCCCTGCTTCATTCCGAATTTGGCTATTGGAACCTTATCTATGAAGGAATCCTGAAAGCTGCAAAGGAGTTGCATCCCTTGGCTGTGCGAATCGATATGATGGAGTTTGACAGAATGACCGCCGGTTCACTGCTGGAGCGTGGAGAGGCCTTGCTGAAGCACAATATCGATGCTCTCCTCCTTGCTCCGGTAGTTCCTGCTGACGCCCAAAAACTCCTCAGTACAAAGAATATCCCGTTTTATGCTTTTATAGACTCCCCGCTTCCCGGTACAAGTCCGGTTTCCTGCGTCGTGCAGAACCCCTATCGGGGAGGATTCCTCGCAGGCAGAATGATGCATCTGCTCACGCAAAAGCGCGGGACCCTGCTGACCATACAGACTCACCGTGCGGCTTACAATTCAATCGAGCGTGCTCGCGGGTTTGCCGAGTACTTCGCCGATAAGCCGGAGTTCTCAGTATTGGAAATGGAAGCTCCCCATAATCAGGCAATGGACAAGGAACTTGACGCTTTTTATCGGAAACACGGTGACGTATGCGGCATTTTCGTTGTCAATGACGCCATCCACAGAATTGCCCAAAGCGTCTTGCTGCTGGGGCGAAAAAGCCAAACGACCATGGTGGGGTATGACTTGGTTGAACACAACCGAAGGGCGATGGTTGCAGGTTCGGTGGACTGTCTGATCAGCCAGAGGCCTGAGTACCAAGGCTATACCGCCATCTACCAGCTGTACCGGAAGGGGCTCCTCAACCAGGCACCCGAAGAGACCATCTGTGTTCCAATCGATATTATTCTGCCCGAGAACCTCATCGACGAAAATCTCTGGTGCCCCACTCTCTAG
- a CDS encoding mechanosensitive ion channel family protein, translated as MSFIKSVSVILATGVLVVLIRLVFRKAHSSSRQWPYQRQFLVLLVVLAGLFIAIALLPLEHEVKNQILSLLGILLSAVIALSSTTLVSNAMAGLMLRITHEFRGGDFIEVDTLVGRVTDLGIFHTEVQLVSRDVVSLPNLLLSQKAVKVTRRDGTFINLALSIGYMVSHQEVEKALLEAANRCKLTDSFVFVEAFLDNAIRYRLYGMLSESGERLSKTSELHKSVLDVFCEEGIEIASPALMDRREYDTAVQYFPKVGKNNQTSKEATTVEELVFDKADEAQFLEELKEVQTRLSKSLEELDAKQKKVVEEKNCQNRRGDRKAGGKTEGVLIAGGIRT; from the coding sequence ATGTCCTTTATTAAATCCGTATCGGTCATTCTTGCAACCGGGGTGTTGGTGGTATTGATTCGTTTGGTCTTCAGGAAGGCCCATTCATCTTCGAGGCAATGGCCGTACCAACGACAGTTTTTGGTGTTGTTGGTTGTTCTCGCAGGTTTGTTCATAGCTATAGCATTGCTCCCGCTTGAACACGAAGTGAAGAATCAGATCCTTTCGTTGCTGGGTATTTTGTTGAGTGCCGTCATTGCTCTCTCCTCTACAACCTTGGTCAGCAACGCCATGGCCGGTCTCATGTTGCGAATAACCCATGAATTCAGAGGCGGTGATTTCATCGAGGTCGATACCTTGGTGGGTCGGGTGACCGACTTGGGAATCTTTCACACGGAAGTGCAATTGGTAAGCCGTGATGTCGTAAGCCTGCCCAACCTGCTGCTCTCCCAAAAAGCGGTGAAGGTGACTCGAAGGGATGGCACCTTCATCAATCTCGCCTTGTCGATCGGGTACATGGTCTCTCATCAGGAGGTGGAGAAGGCTCTGCTGGAAGCAGCTAATCGTTGCAAGCTTACTGACAGTTTTGTGTTTGTCGAGGCATTCCTCGACAATGCCATCCGTTATCGTCTCTACGGCATGCTCAGTGAGAGCGGTGAGCGATTGAGCAAGACCAGCGAACTCCATAAGAGTGTCCTCGATGTATTCTGTGAAGAAGGGATCGAGATCGCCTCTCCGGCCTTAATGGACCGGAGGGAGTACGATACGGCAGTGCAGTATTTTCCTAAGGTCGGAAAGAACAACCAAACCAGCAAGGAAGCAACGACTGTTGAGGAGCTTGTGTTTGATAAGGCAGATGAGGCTCAATTCCTGGAAGAGCTCAAAGAAGTGCAAACACGTTTGTCAAAGAGTCTGGAAGAGCTGGATGCCAAGCAGAAAAAAGTCGTTGAAGAAAAAAATTGCCAGAATCGGAGAGGAGATCGTAAAGCGGGAGGAAAAACGGAAGGAGTCCTGATTGCCGGCGGCATCAGGACCTAG
- a CDS encoding (deoxy)nucleoside triphosphate pyrophosphohydrolase, giving the protein MQERITTAGILMRGDRYFIAKREDKGSIGGLWEFPGGKNRYGETEQETLRREFAEELGITVKVGRLVHSHDFTNKETLYHLKAYRVYAEDFDELPFRFHTEYRWVSLGEMDGYSFAPSDSEIVKTLQSICVTRM; this is encoded by the coding sequence ATGCAGGAGCGAATTACCACTGCAGGCATATTGATGAGAGGTGATAGGTATTTCATAGCCAAGCGAGAAGATAAAGGGTCCATCGGTGGACTCTGGGAGTTTCCCGGAGGGAAGAACCGCTACGGGGAGACCGAACAGGAAACATTGAGGCGTGAGTTCGCCGAAGAGCTTGGCATTACTGTGAAAGTCGGCCGACTGGTGCACAGCCACGACTTCACCAACAAGGAGACGCTGTATCATCTGAAGGCGTATCGTGTCTATGCTGAGGACTTCGATGAGCTTCCTTTCCGATTTCATACGGAGTACCGCTGGGTAAGCCTTGGGGAAATGGATGGTTACTCATTCGCTCCGAGTGATAGTGAAATCGTCAAGACGCTTCAGTCAATTTGCGTCACCAGGATGTAA